A genomic window from Bacillota bacterium includes:
- a CDS encoding CoA transferase subunit A, with the protein MCASSKVMTLSEAVDRFVHDGDLISFGGFSATQCPMAAVHEIIRKGIKNLHVVACSNGQAVDELIGGGCVERIEIAYGGNGRFAPTCFRFRKSIENGSLKVEDYSNYQMTLRFMAGAMGVPFLLSYSSLGTDIINQWGFDEEYRLQDPRLPLKKLIVMDNPFNRTDKVDQVVLVPALQPDVTIIHAQKADAFGNVRLMGLIYSDVEQAKASKHVIVTCEEIVDTDELRREPERNQIVSFQVSAVVEVPWGAYPTAVYGYYDYDPWFLLDFYPKVARDENLWKDYLDKYVFGVRNRQEFLELVGLDKVERLRADQEYGYNRSLKRR; encoded by the coding sequence ATGTGTGCTTCAAGTAAAGTAATGACTTTGTCTGAAGCCGTTGACCGATTTGTCCATGACGGAGACCTGATTTCGTTCGGTGGGTTTTCTGCTACCCAGTGCCCGATGGCCGCAGTCCACGAGATTATTCGAAAGGGGATCAAGAACCTTCATGTTGTGGCCTGCTCAAATGGCCAGGCAGTTGATGAACTGATCGGTGGTGGCTGCGTTGAACGGATTGAGATCGCCTATGGTGGAAACGGTCGATTTGCACCGACTTGCTTCCGGTTTCGAAAAAGTATCGAAAATGGAAGCCTTAAAGTTGAGGACTATTCTAATTACCAGATGACCTTAAGATTTATGGCCGGTGCCATGGGGGTTCCTTTCCTTCTATCATATTCCTCGCTTGGAACAGATATCATCAACCAATGGGGGTTTGACGAAGAATATCGGCTGCAAGATCCGCGGCTACCGTTGAAGAAACTTATCGTTATGGATAACCCGTTCAACCGGACGGACAAAGTTGATCAGGTAGTACTGGTACCAGCGCTCCAGCCGGATGTCACCATTATCCATGCCCAAAAAGCGGATGCCTTTGGAAATGTCCGGCTCATGGGCCTGATTTACTCTGATGTTGAACAGGCCAAAGCATCAAAACATGTGATTGTAACCTGTGAGGAAATTGTTGATACCGATGAGCTCCGCCGGGAGCCCGAACGAAATCAAATTGTTAGTTTTCAAGTAAGCGCTGTGGTTGAAGTTCCATGGGGAGCTTATCCTACTGCTGTGTACGGCTACTACGATTATGATCCCTGGTTTTTACTTGACTTTTACCCCAAGGTTGCCAGGGATGAAAACCTGTGGAAAGATTACCTGGATAAGTATGTTTTTGGGGTTAGGAATCGGCAAGAATTTCTGGAATTAGTGGGCTTAGATAAAGTTGAGCGCCTTCGGGCAGACCAGGAGTACGGATACAATCGGAGTTTAAAAAGGAGGTGA
- a CDS encoding ketoacid-CoA transferase, producing MMTIIAAREIKNTDIVFCGTGISMLAAMAAKNITAPDVIIFFETGAIDVQFDQTPLSVADPRIMNKAARLAGLAESFATMQNQITGKNVLGILGAAQIDIYGNLNSTSLGDYRSPTVRFCGSGGACDVGTFVGRTMIFMELGKRKFVEKVDYVTTPGYLDGPGGRERLGLPGGGPSIVITNKASFRFDEETKKMYLHSYYPGFTPEVIQSELGFEVDLTRAIEATPPSEEELHILRTVCDPERLFLR from the coding sequence ATGATGACGATTATAGCAGCTAGGGAGATTAAAAATACCGACATTGTCTTTTGCGGTACAGGAATTTCTATGCTCGCGGCAATGGCTGCCAAGAATATTACTGCACCCGACGTTATAATCTTCTTTGAGACTGGGGCAATCGATGTCCAATTTGACCAAACTCCGTTGAGTGTCGCGGACCCAAGAATTATGAACAAAGCGGCGCGCCTGGCCGGTTTAGCGGAATCGTTCGCTACGATGCAAAACCAAATCACCGGCAAAAACGTTCTTGGAATTCTTGGTGCAGCCCAGATTGACATCTACGGAAATCTAAACTCCACCTCGCTGGGAGATTACAGGAGTCCAACCGTGCGGTTTTGTGGTAGCGGGGGAGCATGTGACGTGGGAACATTCGTTGGCCGAACCATGATTTTTATGGAGTTAGGCAAACGTAAGTTTGTCGAGAAGGTTGACTACGTAACCACACCCGGATATTTGGATGGGCCAGGCGGACGCGAGCGACTCGGCCTGCCCGGAGGCGGCCCATCAATCGTAATCACTAATAAAGCTAGTTTCCGGTTTGATGAAGAGACCAAGAAAATGTACTTGCACAGTTATTATCCAGGCTTTACGCCAGAGGTCATTCAAAGCGAGCTGGGTTTTGAGGTTGACTTAACCAGGGCTATTGAAGCTACACCTCCCAGCGAGGAGGAACTTCATATTCTCCGGACGGTGTGCGACCCTGAACGGTTGTTTTTACGCTAG
- a CDS encoding glycine/sarcosine/betaine reductase complex selenoprotein A gives MIKGKKIIVLGDRDGIPGPAIEECVRSAGGEILFSATECFVUTAAGAMDLENQARVKSSVEKYGADDIIVILGSAEAEAAGLTAETVINGDPTFAGPLAGVQLGLKVYHIVEDEVKNEIDPAVYETQIAMMEMVLDVDRIKSEMKKIREEFGV, from the coding sequence ATGATTAAGGGAAAGAAAATTATTGTGCTGGGTGACCGGGACGGTATTCCAGGTCCCGCGATTGAGGAGTGTGTAAGATCGGCAGGTGGAGAAATCCTGTTTTCAGCTACCGAGTGCTTCGTTTGAACTGCAGCGGGAGCCATGGACCTGGAAAATCAGGCGCGGGTAAAATCGTCTGTTGAAAAGTACGGTGCTGACGACATTATCGTTATCCTTGGCAGTGCAGAAGCCGAGGCGGCCGGACTTACTGCAGAAACCGTAATTAACGGTGACCCGACCTTTGCCGGTCCACTGGCGGGAGTCCAGTTGGGACTCAAGGTCTATCACATTGTGGAAGATGAAGTTAAGAACGAGATTGATCCGGCAGTTTACGAAACCCAAATTGCGATGATGGAAATGGTTCTGGACGTCGATAGAATTAAGAGCGAGATGAAGAAGATTCGGGAGGAGTTTGGGGTTTAG
- a CDS encoding glycine reductase, giving the protein MSYPVVSKVSYFLAHTPCLLTECGSTQMLERVKNPQGSYLGSLMNSLRTYEEVVGYAPNQAFIGNIKPEDLKALPQPWYKHLLPNAQRFGRFGEIMPEDEFLGVMKMVDTFDLVILENGFTDRVRRALENHPLFSTQELERLGAGVSQHHIEELVGRGTAIPLSIDERLIGCVKQAHDWDHNLAAHVMVENLATKASAVMAGKYLLSEKPEIEIEYIIECSEEACGDMNQRGGGNFAKAIGEMCGCQAATGSDTRGFCAAPNHAIIQAAALVQAGVFKSVMVVAGGSVAKLGMNGRDHVAKGVPILEDVIGGFALLICPDDGRNPLLRTDLIGCHRIGSGASPQLVMQSIVTEPLERGQLKIMDIDRYAAEMQNPEITEPAGAGDVPRANYRMIAALAVLKGEIERNDIQQFVEERGVPGYAPTQGHIPSGIPYLGHAREDIIAGKIEKAMFIAKGSLFLGRMTNLFDGVSFILQRNDGRTGSGESSTSRAELKAMVASAFRQVAELLSESDRPGR; this is encoded by the coding sequence ATGTCTTACCCGGTTGTGTCCAAAGTAAGTTATTTCCTGGCGCACACTCCTTGTCTATTGACTGAATGTGGGTCAACCCAGATGTTGGAGCGGGTAAAAAATCCCCAGGGGAGTTATCTGGGCAGTTTAATGAACAGCTTACGCACTTATGAGGAAGTGGTTGGGTATGCACCAAATCAAGCCTTTATTGGGAACATCAAGCCTGAAGATTTAAAGGCACTTCCCCAACCGTGGTACAAACATTTGCTTCCAAACGCTCAGCGTTTCGGCCGTTTCGGTGAAATTATGCCGGAGGACGAGTTTTTGGGGGTAATGAAAATGGTAGATACATTTGACCTGGTGATTTTAGAAAACGGTTTTACCGATAGAGTAAGGCGGGCCCTGGAAAACCACCCTCTATTTAGCACCCAAGAACTGGAGCGTTTAGGGGCAGGTGTTTCCCAGCACCATATTGAAGAACTGGTTGGACGAGGAACGGCAATTCCGTTGAGTATTGATGAACGGCTGATAGGCTGTGTAAAACAGGCCCATGACTGGGACCATAACCTGGCCGCCCACGTGATGGTGGAGAATTTAGCGACAAAGGCCTCGGCGGTGATGGCCGGTAAATATTTATTATCCGAAAAACCGGAAATAGAAATAGAATACATTATTGAGTGTTCGGAGGAAGCCTGCGGTGATATGAATCAGCGGGGCGGGGGAAACTTTGCTAAAGCAATCGGAGAGATGTGCGGTTGTCAGGCCGCGACGGGCTCGGATACGCGTGGATTTTGTGCTGCTCCCAACCACGCCATCATTCAGGCCGCGGCACTGGTGCAGGCCGGGGTATTTAAGTCGGTGATGGTCGTCGCGGGAGGTAGTGTGGCCAAACTGGGTATGAATGGGCGTGACCATGTTGCCAAAGGTGTGCCAATCCTCGAGGACGTGATAGGCGGTTTTGCCCTACTCATTTGTCCAGATGATGGCCGGAATCCTCTGCTCAGAACAGACCTGATCGGATGTCATCGGATTGGCTCCGGTGCTTCGCCACAATTAGTTATGCAGTCAATTGTCACCGAACCTTTAGAGCGGGGCCAGCTTAAGATTATGGATATCGACAGGTATGCAGCGGAGATGCAGAATCCTGAAATAACTGAACCGGCTGGAGCGGGAGATGTACCCCGGGCTAATTACCGTATGATCGCGGCGCTGGCTGTCCTGAAGGGTGAGATCGAGCGTAACGACATTCAGCAGTTTGTTGAGGAGCGCGGTGTCCCAGGGTATGCTCCGACGCAGGGTCATATTCCATCGGGGATTCCATACCTCGGGCATGCCCGTGAAGATATAATCGCTGGCAAGATTGAAAAAGCGATGTTCATCGCCAAGGGAAGTTTGTTTTTAGGCCGAATGACCAATCTCTTTGACGGCGTGTCTTTTATCCTTCAGCGTAATGATGGCCGTACCGGGTCAGGGGAATCCAGCACCTCAAGAGCGGAGTTAAAGGCAATGGTTGCCTCTGCTTTTCGGCAGGTGGCCGAGTTGTTAAGTGAAAGCGATCGACCAGGGAGGTGA
- a CDS encoding glycine reductase, translating to MANQPVRHLVAETLKELADLMEGHFRKVSVCVTTIGSEHGPTEVLRGAELAEKRFPFVRVILVGPATSTRLPLVEADSEKEAHEKMVNLLVDGEVDAAVTMHYDFPMGTATVGRLIAPGTGREMLVATTTGMMASHRVAAMIKNAVAGLAVAKTLGITKPSVGLLNVDGAVQVQRALSDLKARGYEFEWATSCRQDGGPLMRGNDVLVGTPDVLVCDTLSGNLLVKLLSAMTTGGTYETTGFGYGPGVGEDFTSYIGIVSRASGASVIANAIGYVGQMVSGDLVSQVREEYTKANQCGLTGILGRFSTPETKNENIAPPPMKVPATREIRGIDVLAIEDAVREVWKSGIFASLGMGCTGPVIMVADGDEEVARSILKEKGYL from the coding sequence ATGGCAAACCAACCCGTCCGTCATCTGGTTGCCGAAACCCTGAAGGAACTAGCCGATCTAATGGAAGGGCACTTTCGTAAGGTGTCGGTATGTGTGACAACAATTGGCAGTGAACACGGTCCCACCGAGGTACTGAGAGGGGCAGAGCTGGCGGAGAAACGTTTTCCCTTTGTTCGTGTTATCCTTGTAGGGCCGGCCACATCCACGAGGCTTCCTCTAGTCGAGGCCGACAGCGAAAAGGAAGCTCATGAGAAGATGGTTAATCTGTTAGTTGACGGTGAAGTTGACGCGGCCGTAACCATGCATTATGACTTCCCCATGGGTACGGCCACCGTCGGGCGTCTGATTGCACCTGGGACAGGGCGGGAGATGTTGGTGGCAACAACTACCGGTATGATGGCCAGCCACCGGGTAGCGGCCATGATTAAGAATGCCGTTGCCGGATTGGCCGTGGCGAAGACGTTAGGTATAACCAAACCCAGTGTGGGACTTTTAAACGTCGACGGCGCAGTTCAGGTGCAGAGAGCTTTAAGCGATTTGAAAGCGAGAGGCTACGAGTTTGAATGGGCAACTTCCTGTCGCCAGGATGGAGGTCCTCTGATGCGGGGGAATGACGTTCTGGTAGGTACGCCCGATGTGCTAGTCTGTGATACCCTGAGCGGTAACCTGCTGGTGAAACTCCTGAGCGCAATGACCACCGGAGGTACGTACGAGACAACTGGTTTTGGATACGGCCCCGGCGTGGGAGAAGATTTCACCAGTTATATAGGGATCGTTTCCCGGGCCTCCGGTGCTTCGGTGATTGCCAACGCGATTGGTTATGTCGGGCAGATGGTGAGCGGGGATCTGGTTTCCCAGGTCCGTGAAGAGTATACCAAAGCCAATCAATGCGGCCTGACGGGAATCCTGGGAAGGTTTTCAACGCCAGAGACAAAGAATGAAAATATTGCTCCACCGCCGATGAAGGTCCCGGCGACCAGAGAAATTAGGGGGATCGACGTACTGGCGATTGAGGATGCGGTGCGCGAGGTTTGGAAGTCAGGGATCTTCGCTTCTTTAGGGATGGGCTGTACCGGTCCAGTGATTATGGTGGCGGATGGTGACGAAGAGGTGGCACGTTCAATACTTAAAGAGAAGGGATATCTGTGA
- a CDS encoding ATP-binding cassette domain-containing protein produces MQNLSYRYNNGSEILKGLNFTIKDGEFVAIIGQNGAGKTTFLKHFNGLLKPTAGRVMVNNLDVAKTKTSQLTRQIGFLFQNPDHSAWPAYFAAIT; encoded by the coding sequence GTGCAAAACTTGAGTTATCGTTATAACAACGGCAGCGAAATCTTAAAAGGACTCAATTTCACCATTAAGGATGGTGAGTTTGTTGCCATCATCGGGCAAAACGGTGCAGGAAAGACCACTTTCTTAAAGCACTTTAACGGTCTGCTAAAACCAACCGCCGGCAGAGTGATGGTCAATAACCTGGACGTAGCTAAGACCAAAACCAGCCAGCTTACCCGTCAGATCGGGTTCCTGTTTCAGAACCCGGACCACAGTGCCTGGCCGGCGTATTTTGCAGCCATAACGTGA
- a CDS encoding efflux RND transporter periplasmic adaptor subunit — translation MRRITNLGIILVLLGALVVVAGCGKSSSKSTMASKTTPVKVVKVSTGDIISASNYSGKIAAAVDISVVPKASGKVAEVPVKVGDVVKKGQVLVKLDGAELAAQVRQAQATLNMCQANAQVAQQNLRRMEELFRDGAVSQSQLDAARGNAEATSAQVQQAAATLDLMSTQYRNTIIEAPQAGLISSVRVEVGEMASPSMPVVNIVDISKVSVEVNVAESDINKLKAGQEIKVKVPAVSTNPFTGKVTSIAPAADPVTKAFPVKVEIPNPEQLLKPGMFAEVELSTEKRENVIVIPKEAVLKRADRTIVFVVQEGKAIEREVKVGLTSNGTVEIISGLNVGEEVVVTGQNSLQNQMPVQVVTEGANS, via the coding sequence GTGAGGAGGATTACCAATTTAGGAATTATTTTGGTTCTGTTGGGAGCATTGGTGGTTGTTGCCGGTTGTGGTAAAAGCAGTAGCAAAAGCACGATGGCTTCCAAAACAACTCCAGTTAAAGTGGTCAAGGTGAGTACCGGTGACATCATTTCGGCATCCAATTACAGCGGCAAGATCGCAGCTGCGGTGGATATCAGTGTGGTGCCGAAAGCCAGCGGGAAGGTGGCAGAAGTCCCGGTTAAGGTAGGCGATGTGGTAAAGAAAGGGCAGGTGCTGGTTAAACTGGACGGAGCTGAGCTTGCAGCCCAGGTCAGACAGGCGCAAGCAACACTTAATATGTGTCAAGCCAACGCTCAAGTTGCGCAGCAGAACCTGAGACGCATGGAAGAACTTTTCCGGGATGGTGCGGTTTCCCAGAGCCAGTTAGACGCAGCCCGCGGGAATGCTGAAGCGACCAGCGCCCAGGTTCAGCAGGCGGCGGCGACTTTGGATTTAATGAGTACCCAGTACCGCAACACCATTATTGAAGCCCCTCAGGCCGGTCTGATCTCCAGCGTTCGTGTGGAAGTGGGCGAGATGGCATCGCCGAGCATGCCGGTGGTCAACATCGTTGACATCAGCAAAGTCTCGGTTGAGGTCAATGTAGCCGAAAGTGATATCAACAAGCTAAAGGCTGGTCAGGAAATTAAGGTGAAGGTGCCAGCGGTATCGACTAATCCTTTTACGGGAAAAGTGACCTCCATTGCTCCAGCTGCGGATCCGGTGACCAAAGCCTTCCCGGTAAAAGTTGAGATTCCTAACCCTGAACAGTTGCTCAAACCGGGGATGTTTGCCGAAGTAGAATTGAGCACGGAAAAACGGGAAAATGTAATTGTCATCCCGAAAGAGGCGGTGCTTAAACGAGCTGACCGGACGATTGTCTTCGTTGTTCAAGAGGGCAAAGCGATTGAGCGGGAGGTTAAAGTCGGCCTTACCAGCAACGGAACCGTAGAGATTATCAGTGGTCTGAACGTTGGAGAAGAGGTCGTGGTGACCGGCCAGAACTCGCTGCAGAATCAAATGCCAGTCCAGGTTGTCACTGAGGGGGCAAATTCATGA
- a CDS encoding efflux RND transporter permease subunit, producing the protein MKLSELAVNRPVTILMLVSIVVLLGAISLSRLSVDLYPDIKLPVAGVITTYGGAGPLEIEDQVTQPIEEILGTINNVKQIRSITRPGASVVIVEFNWGTNMDFATLQMREKVDLIKKYLPDEIETPMVIKMDPSMMPVLQMGISGGRDLAELQRLVEDDFKSRLERIDGVAQVAITGGLTREIKVLVDPIKLQSYGLSISQVAAILRSDNFNLSSGEVTDAKKQLFVRSLGQFQSIDEIKNLVISLPQGGQVFLRDIATVVDGYKDVTQLTRMNGQPSIGLHILKQSDANTVKVVEAVKREIDQIKREHPNQNIQINFVFDQSDYIKQSISTVERHAVVGAILAVVVLYLFLRNLRSTFIVALAIPLSIISTFILMYFAGLTLNLLSMGGLALGIGRMVDDAIVVLENIYRHRQQGYSLYEAARLGSAEVGNAVMASTFTTIAVFFPIVFVEGFSAILFKQLAMTVSFAIFSSLIVALTIVPMLASKSLTIETIPPGEARGFLQKANIWWGDKLEQLNQRYRVWLAWALEHRRRVIVITVVLLVVSVALTPFIGAEFLPAMDSGEISIEVQMPKGTVLAETNKVAEQIEGILKSVPEVKTVFVSVGPDGSQMISTGASQPDIARLQVMLTKKSERKRTDIAVADDIRQKVALIPGAEIKVSAVDPKTAGMPSSTPINIAIKGDDLDVLKDLAEQIAAIARQVEGTREIKTSLSEGQPEVQVIVNRQKASLYGITAAQVANTVQTAIEGQVATRYRSGGDEIDIRVRLADNARQSLQNLRDLTVASPMGMSVPLSELARLDLATGPNVINRESQVRVVNVTGYISGRDLNSIMKDIRARVDQLNLPPGYSVEYSGENKEMRESFSSLTLALLLAIILVYMVMAIQYESLVHPFVIMFSMPTAVIGIVLGLLLTGRAFSVPAFIGVIMLAGIVVSNAIVLVDYINTVRQRGVERNQAILEAGPVRLRPILMTALTTILAMLPLAFGFGEGGESQAPMATVVIGGLTVSTAITLVLVPVVYTIFDDLGLRIKNRLKRRLTGMPSVAQ; encoded by the coding sequence ATGAAACTCTCCGAGTTAGCTGTCAACCGACCGGTAACAATATTAATGCTGGTCTCAATTGTTGTCCTTTTGGGAGCGATTTCCCTCAGCCGGTTGTCGGTTGATTTGTATCCTGACATTAAACTACCAGTAGCTGGAGTAATCACGACCTACGGTGGGGCAGGACCCCTGGAGATTGAAGACCAGGTGACCCAGCCGATTGAAGAAATCCTGGGAACGATCAACAATGTCAAACAAATTAGATCCATCACGCGCCCAGGCGCCTCGGTGGTCATTGTGGAGTTTAACTGGGGAACGAACATGGATTTTGCCACCTTACAGATGCGGGAAAAGGTTGACTTGATTAAGAAATACCTCCCAGATGAGATTGAGACCCCGATGGTCATCAAAATGGACCCCTCCATGATGCCAGTGCTGCAGATGGGGATATCCGGCGGCCGGGATCTGGCGGAACTGCAGCGACTCGTGGAAGATGATTTCAAGAGCCGCCTGGAGAGGATTGACGGGGTGGCCCAGGTGGCGATCACTGGTGGTTTGACGCGGGAAATAAAAGTACTGGTTGACCCAATTAAGCTGCAGAGCTACGGGCTATCGATCAGTCAAGTGGCTGCGATTCTGCGTTCTGACAACTTTAACCTTTCCAGTGGTGAGGTGACAGATGCCAAAAAGCAGTTGTTCGTTCGCAGCCTGGGCCAGTTTCAGAGTATTGACGAGATTAAAAACTTGGTTATTTCTCTACCACAAGGCGGGCAGGTTTTCCTACGAGACATAGCTACCGTGGTGGACGGCTACAAAGATGTGACGCAGTTGACACGCATGAACGGCCAGCCGAGTATCGGTTTGCACATCTTGAAACAGTCCGACGCCAATACCGTTAAGGTGGTCGAGGCGGTTAAAAGGGAGATTGACCAGATTAAACGGGAGCATCCGAATCAGAATATTCAGATCAACTTTGTTTTTGACCAGTCTGATTATATTAAACAGTCGATCAGTACTGTGGAACGTCATGCCGTGGTGGGTGCCATTTTAGCAGTGGTTGTACTTTACCTATTCCTGCGCAACTTGCGGAGTACCTTTATCGTTGCCCTGGCGATCCCGCTGTCGATAATTTCAACATTTATTCTGATGTATTTCGCCGGGTTGACACTGAATCTGTTGTCCATGGGTGGTTTGGCTTTGGGTATTGGGCGGATGGTGGATGATGCCATTGTGGTTTTAGAAAACATTTACCGCCACCGTCAGCAGGGATACAGTTTGTATGAGGCGGCCAGGCTGGGCAGTGCCGAGGTGGGCAACGCGGTTATGGCCTCGACCTTCACGACCATCGCTGTATTTTTTCCCATTGTTTTTGTGGAAGGATTTTCGGCCATTCTCTTTAAACAACTGGCGATGACTGTCTCGTTTGCTATCTTTTCATCATTGATTGTAGCCTTGACGATCGTCCCAATGTTGGCTTCTAAGTCGCTAACCATTGAAACGATTCCGCCCGGTGAAGCGAGAGGATTTTTACAAAAGGCGAACATTTGGTGGGGAGATAAACTGGAGCAGTTAAACCAACGGTATCGGGTGTGGCTAGCCTGGGCCTTGGAACACCGCCGGCGGGTGATTGTAATTACTGTGGTGCTCCTGGTGGTTAGCGTGGCCTTGACGCCGTTCATTGGTGCCGAATTTCTCCCGGCAATGGATAGCGGCGAAATATCCATTGAGGTTCAGATGCCCAAAGGGACAGTTTTAGCAGAGACGAATAAAGTAGCCGAACAGATCGAGGGCATCCTGAAGTCAGTACCAGAAGTGAAAACTGTCTTTGTCAGCGTTGGTCCCGACGGAAGTCAGATGATTTCCACAGGCGCTTCTCAGCCTGATATAGCTCGTCTACAGGTAATGCTAACCAAGAAAAGTGAGCGAAAAAGAACTGATATTGCTGTCGCGGACGATATTCGTCAGAAAGTCGCGCTGATTCCAGGTGCGGAAATCAAGGTCTCGGCGGTTGACCCGAAAACGGCCGGGATGCCGAGCAGTACCCCGATCAATATTGCCATAAAAGGTGATGACCTGGATGTTTTGAAGGATCTGGCGGAGCAGATCGCCGCAATCGCCCGGCAGGTTGAGGGTACCCGCGAGATTAAGACCAGTCTGAGCGAAGGGCAGCCCGAGGTTCAAGTGATTGTCAATCGCCAGAAGGCTTCGTTGTATGGGATCACCGCGGCACAAGTAGCCAACACTGTTCAGACAGCGATTGAGGGGCAGGTGGCCACCCGTTACCGAAGCGGCGGCGATGAGATTGACATCAGGGTTAGATTGGCCGATAATGCCAGACAGAGTCTGCAGAACCTACGCGATCTGACGGTTGCCTCCCCAATGGGGATGTCGGTACCCCTATCAGAACTGGCCAGATTAGACCTGGCGACCGGCCCGAATGTCATCAACCGGGAAAGCCAGGTCCGGGTGGTGAACGTTACCGGTTACATCAGCGGCCGTGACTTAAACAGCATTATGAAGGATATTCGGGCCCGGGTGGATCAACTCAATCTCCCACCTGGCTACAGCGTAGAATATAGTGGTGAGAATAAAGAGATGCGGGAGTCCTTTAGCAGTCTTACTTTAGCTTTATTGCTGGCGATTATCCTGGTCTACATGGTGATGGCGATCCAGTATGAATCACTTGTTCATCCGTTTGTGATCATGTTCTCGATGCCGACGGCGGTGATTGGGATTGTGCTTGGTTTGCTCCTGACCGGGCGGGCGTTTAGCGTTCCAGCCTTCATTGGTGTGATCATGCTGGCGGGGATCGTCGTCAGCAACGCCATCGTGCTGGTTGACTACATCAATACCGTCCGTCAGCGGGGCGTGGAGCGGAACCAGGCAATCCTGGAGGCAGGGCCGGTTCGGCTCAGGCCGATTCTAATGACGGCCCTGACCACCATCCTGGCGATGCTGCCCCTGGCCTTTGGTTTTGGCGAAGGCGGGGAGAGTCAGGCCCCCATGGCGACGGTGGTCATCGGCGGTTTAACAGTGTCGACGGCGATTACGCTGGTCCTGGTACCAGTCGTGTACACTATTTTTGATGATCTTGGCCTGCGGATTAAGAACCGGCTCAAACGACGGTTAACTGGGATGCCGTCGGTAGCTCAATAA